One genomic region from Nymphaea colorata isolate Beijing-Zhang1983 chromosome 10, ASM883128v2, whole genome shotgun sequence encodes:
- the LOC116262042 gene encoding receptor-like protein 19: MNQIVASGRESLATDHTTGFVTGVEIWNLRVQVSDPNSSLFQLSHLQSLDLSYNLVTGLNLSRLSELTDLADIRLSVCDLSGPIPESFKQLSSLTYLDLSQNGLSGEIPPSLLNHPTLQVLDLSENKKLYGSLPDPIPESLKRLSSLTNLDLSFNSLSGKIPPGIVKLPNLRKLYLYGNNFSGSFPDFGNEFSPLVDVDLSDNMLDGEIPPSIVTKLPHLEVLSIEGNRFSGTIDFSLFQNLRNLSHLDLSRNNLTVEFPKTVYVNNQTTIFPNLIELELVSCNIKGEFPWFLQNTKAVWVLDLSQNSISGKLPTWVWKLSELSSLDLSHNKLDGFEEPVNINGSKNLAFLSLMALYMSNNNIKGKIPSALLCDMFTLAYLDLSENNLTGTIPDCLANTTMLEYLRLSKNQLQGQIPRKLICGSQFLISIDLSDNQFTGEMTRLLYNCSNNYLVVLDLSNNRLTGSLPDNWPTAFDQLVVLDLSSNQLQGPIPEEFSNSSTPALQVLNLNDNKLVGRIPRNLSTCSKLTVINLSNNELSDVFPFWLGHLHQLRVLALRSNKLQGSLSSPFSMHVFSSLLILDISGNQLKGHLPSVFFQNFSSMMKKQTNVSSEGLSYTTDGRTLVLIIKGHIQTWRLITILTCIDFSNNLFTGRIPDDIGALDMLYSLNLSRNNLDGLIPRSFGQLQNMESLDLSHNHLSGNIPEELAHDTFLSTLDLSYNNLQGRIPQGNQFDTFSASSFDGNPRLCGPPLPISCLGINSGPQDSVNHVMEMARDLHWEYLATGIGYALGFLTTILPILFIQKVGTWFCVHVERAFEACINIPTLSSMFRRA; the protein is encoded by the coding sequence ATGAATCAGATTGTTGCGAGTGGGAGGGAATCTCTTGCGACCGACCATACCACCGGCTTTGTCACCGGCGTCGAAATCTGGAATCTCCGAGTGCAAGTCAGTGATCCAAACTCTTCCTTATTTCAACTTTCTCACCTCCAAAGTCTTGATCTCAGTTACAATTTGGTCACTGGTTTGAACTTATCGAGATTGTCGGAGCTCACTGACCTCGCCGACATTCGGCTTTCAGTTTGCGACTTAAGCGGTCCCATTCCTGAATCCTTCAAACAACTTTCAAGCCTAACCTATTTAGACCTTAGCCAAAATGGATTGAGTGGAGAAATCCCTCCAAGTCTACTAAACCACCCCACCCTACAGGTTCTAGACCTTAGTGAGAACAAGAAGTTGTATGGTTCGCTCCCTGATCCCATTCCTGAATCCTTGAAACGATTGTCAAGCCTAACCAATTTAGACCTTAGCTTCAATAGTTTGAGTGGAAAAATTCCCCCAGGTATAGTAAAACTCCCCAACCTACGGAAACTGTACCTTTATGGCAACAATTTTAGTGGTTCGTTTCCTGATTTTGGCAATGAGTTTTCCCCATTAGTTGATGTCGATCTTTCAGATAACATGTTGGATGGGGAGATTCCTCCTTCCATAGTTACAAAGTTGCCGCATCTTGAAGTGTTGAGCATTGAAGGGAATAGATTTAGTGGTACCATCGACTTCTCCTTATTCCAAAACTTGAGGAATCTTTCACATTTGGACCTTTCTAGGAACAATTTGACAGTTGAGTTTCCCAAAACTGTTTATGTCAACAATCAAACCACAATTTTTCCCAATCTCATAGAATTAGAATTGGTGTCTTGCAACATCAAAGGGGAGTTTCCTTGGTTTCTCCAAAACACAAAGGCCGTTTGGGTACTCGACCTTTCACAGAACAGTATAAGTGGGAAGCTGCCGACATGGGTGTGGAAACTATCAGAACTTTCGTCTTTGGATCTGTCACATAACAAGCTCGACGGTTTTGAGGAACCGGTCAATATTAATGGTTCAAAGAACTTGGCTTTTCTTTCTCTGATGGCATTGTATATGTCGAACAATAACATCAAGGGAAAAATTCCGTCCGCACTCCTCTGTGACATGTTTACATTAGCATATCTAGACCTATCCGAAAATAACCTCACAGGTACCATACCAGATTGTTTAGCCAACACGACCATGTTAGAGTACTTACGCCTCAGCAAGAACCAACTACAGGGTCAGATTCCAAGAAAACTCATTTGTGGTTCCCAGTTTTTAATATCCATTGACTTGAGCGACAACCAATTCACAGGTGAAATGACAAGATTGCTCTATAATTGTAGCAATAATTACTTGGTGGTACTTGACCTGTCAAACAATAGACTCACAGGTAGTTTGCCAGACAATTGGCCCACAGCTTTTGATCAACTTGTGGTGTTGGACTTGAGCAGCAACCAACTACAAGGCCCAATTCCAGAAGAGTTTAGCAATTCCTCCACACCAGCTTTACAAGTGTTGAACCTCAATGACAATAAATTGGTTGGCAGGATTCCAAGGAATCTTTCTACGTGCAGCAAGTTGACGGTTATAAATTTGAGCAACAATGAGCTGAGTgatgtttttcccttttggcTTGGCCATTTGCATCAATTGCGTGTGTTGGCATTACGTTCCAATAAATTGCAGGGCTCTCTTAGCTCTCCCTTCTCCATGCAtgtgttttcttcattgttaaTCCTTGACATTTCTGGGAACCAATTGAAGGGACATCTTCCCTCtgtcttttttcaaaattttagttccATGAtgaagaagcaaacaaatgtTAGCTCCGAGGGCCTATCATACACCACAGACGGGCGAACATTGGTATTAATCATCAAAGGACATATCCAAACATGGAGGCTGATTACCATTTTGACATGCATTGATTTCTCCAACAATCTTTTCACTGGAAGAATTCCCGATGATATAGGTGCACTTGACATGCTCTATTCGTTGAACTTGTCAAGGAACAACCTGGACGGTCTCATCCCGAGGTCATTCGGACAGTTGCAAAACATGGAGTCACTGGACCTTTCTCATAACCACTTATCGGGAAATATACCTGAGGAGCTCGCACATGATACATTTCTCTCTACCTTGGACTTGTCATATAACAACCTTCAAGGAAGAATCCCTCAAGGCAATCAGTTTGACACATTCAGTGCTagttcatttgatggcaatccACGGCTTTGTGGGCCACCACTGCCAATCTCATGCCTAGGTATCAATAGTGGACCTCAAGACTCCGTTAATCATGTCATGGAAATGGCCCGAGATTTGCACTGGGAGTATTTAGCAACAGGGATTGGCTACGCATTGGGTTTCTTGACAACCATTCTGCCCATCTTGTTTATTCAAAAAGTGGGGACTTGGTTTTGTGTTCATGTGGAAAGGGCATTTGAGGCCTGCATTAATATTCCTACTCTATCATCGATGTTCAGAAGAGCATGA
- the LOC116262681 gene encoding receptor-like protein 9DC3 — MKGEAASCLPNQSLALLQFKQSLSQGSRPLLSTWKNESDCCEWEGISCDHTTGFVTGVEIWNLRVQVSDPNSSLFQLSHLQSLDLSRNLVAGEILSRLSEFTHLTELSLSDCNLIGPIPESFKQLSNLTYLDLSRYRLSGEIPQGIVQKLHLDHNKLNGCFPDFGNEFSPLVDVDLSYNMLDGEIPLSIIRKLPHIELLDIQWNIITGTNGFSLFQNLRNLSYLDLSWNYLTVEFPKTVYVNHQATIFLHLEILYLVSCNIKGEFPWFLQNTKAVGELNLSHNNISGKVPTWVWRLPELRYLDLSHNKLDGFEEAVNINGSRNFDLPLMFNTSLSLYVSNNNIKGTIPSALFCNLLFLKHLHLSKNNLTGTIPDCLANLTGLDELDLSKNKLQGQRLICGSQSLSLIELSGNQFTGEMTRLLYNCSSNNMRVLDLSNNRLTGRFPDNWPTAFDELAVLDLSNNQLQGPIPEVYCNSSTPALQVLNLNDNKLVGRIPRNLSMCSELTVINLGNNELSDVFPFWLGHLDYLRVLALHSNKFHGTVSSSFSIKMFPSLLILDISRNQLKGHLLSILFQNFSSLMRKETNVGSKDPSYRSYSTYQQPLLLTIKGQSRVWKMITILTSIDLSNNLFTERIPEEIGALEELYSLNLSRNNLEGPIPRSFRQL, encoded by the coding sequence ATGAAAGGCGAAGCAGCATCCTGCCTCCCCAACCAAAGCTTGGCCCTTTTACAATTCAAGCAAAGTCTATCCCAAGGGTCGCGGCCATTGTTAAGCACGTGGAAGAATGAATCAGATTGTTGCGAGTGGGAGGGAATCTCTTGCGACCATACCACCGGCTTTGTCACCGGCGTCGAAATCTGGAATCTCCGAGTGCAAGTCAGTGATCCAAACTCTTCCTTATTTCAACTTTCTCACCTCCAAAGTCTTGATCTCAGCCGCAATTTGGTCGCTGGCGAGATCTTATCGAGATTGTCGGAATTCACTCACCTCACCGAACTTTCGCTCTCAGATTGCAACTTAATTGGTCCCATTCCTGAATCCTTCAAACAACTTTCAAACCTAACCTATTTAGACCTTAGTCGATATAGATTGAGTGGAGAAATTCCCCAAGGTATAGTGCAGAAACTGCACCTTGATCACAACAAGTTAAATGGTTGCTTTCCTGATTTTGGTAATGAGTTTTCCCCATTAGTTGATGTCGATCTCTCATATAACATGTTGGATGGGGAGATTCCTCTTTCCATAATTAGAAAGTTGCCTCATATTGAGTTATTGGACATTCAATGGAACATAATTACTGGTACCAACGGTTTCTCCTTATTCCAAAACCTGAGGAATCTTTCATATTTGGACCTTTCTTGGAACTATTTGACAGTTGAGTTTCCCAAAACTGTTTATGTCAACCATCAAGCTACAATTTTTTTGCATCTAGAAATATTATACTTGGTGTCTTGCAACATCAAAGGGGAGTTTCCTTGGTTCCTCCAAAACACAAAGGCCGTTGGGGAACTCAACCTTTCACATAATAACATAAGTGGGAAGGTGCCGACATGGGTGTGGAGACTACCAGAACTTCGGTATTTGGATCTATCACATAACAAGCTCGATGGTTTTGAGGAAGCGGTCAATATTAATGGTTCGAGGAACTTCGATCTTCCGTTGATGTTCAACACAAGCTTGTCATTGTATGTGTCGAACAATAACATCAAGGGAACAATCCCGTCCGCACTCTTCTGCAATTTGTTATTCTTAAAACATCTACACCTATCTAAAAATAACCTCACAGGTACCATACCAGATTGTTTAGCTAActtgaccggattagatgagttAGACCTCAGCAAGAACAAACTACAGGGTCAAAGGCTTATTTGTGGTTCTCAATCTTTATCTCTAATTGAATTGAGCGGCAACCAGTTCACAGGGGAAATGACAAGATTGCTCTATAATTGTAGCAGTAATAACATGCGGGTACTTGACCTGTCAAACAATAGACTAACAGGCAGGTTCCCAGACAATTGGCCCACAGCTTTTGATGAACTAGCGGTGTTGGACTTGAGCAACAACCAACTACAAGGCCCAATTCCAGAAGTGTATTGCAATTCCTCCACACCTGCCTTACAAGTGTTGAACCTCAATGACAATAAATTGGTTGGCAGGATTCCCAGGAATCTTTCTATGTGCAGCGAATTGACGGTTATAAATTTGGGCAACAATGAGTTAAGTgatgtttttcccttttggcTTGGCCACTTGGACTACTTACGTGTGTTGGCATTACATTCCAATAAATTTCATGGCACTGTTAGCTCTTCCTTCTCCATAAAGATGTTTCCTTCGTTGTTAATCCTTGACATTTCCAGGAACCAATTGAAGGGACATCTTCTCTCtatcctttttcaaaattttagttccTTGATGAGGAAGGAAACAAATGTTGGTTCCAAGGACCCATCATATCGATCATACAGCACATACCAGCAACCACTGTTATTAACTATCAAAGGGCAAAGCCGAGTATGGAAGATGATTACCATTTTGACATCCATTGATTTGTCCAACAATTTATTCACCGAAAGAATTCCTGAAGAGATAGGTGCACTGGAAGAGCTTTATTCGTTGAACTTGTCAAGGAACAACCTGGAAGGTCCCATCCCGAGGTCATTCAGACAGTTGTAA
- the LOC116262682 gene encoding receptor-like protein 9DC3, translated as MKGQTASCLPNQSLALLQFKQSLSQGSQPLLSTWKNESDCCEWQGVSCDHTTGFVTGLDIRDLGVQVSDPNSSLFQLSHLQSLDLSRNLVTGMIFSRLSELIDLTKLSLSDCHLIGPIPESFKLLSSLTYLDLSQNGLSGEIPLGIVKHPNLQTLRVANNMLNGWFPDFGNEVSPLIDVDISYNMLDGEIPPSIIRKLSHLELLNIQWNRFTGTIHFSLFQNLRNLSHLDLSWNNLTVEFPKTVYVKHQATIFPNLVILDLMSCNIRGEFPQFLQNIMTLHLLYLSHNNISGKVPTWVWRIPELWHLDLSHNKLDGFEEVVNINGSRNLDLPLMFGTSLSLFVSNNNIKGKIPSTLFCNMFTLGRLHLYENNLTGTIPDCLANLTGLYELNLNKNLLQGQIPRRLICGSQFLPVVELSDNQFTGEITRLLYNCSNNYMWVLDLSSNRITGSLPVNWPAAFDRLEVLDLSNNQLQGPIPEDFSNSSTPALRVFNLNDNKLVGRIPRNLSKCSKLMVINLGNNELSDVFPFWLGHLDYLRVLALHANKLHGSISSPFSMHMFSSLLILDISGNQLKGHLPPALFQNFSSMMRKQTNVSSKDPSALSYQLPLLLTIKGHSQKWRLITILTCIDLSNNLFTGTIPDDIGSLDRLYSLNLSRNNLEGAIPTSFGQLQSMESLDLSHNHLSGSIPEELTRDTFLSTLDLSYNSLEGRIPQGNQFGTFNATLFDGNPGLCGPPLSISCPNTNRGPQDSIYLVEEMTRDPHWEYLAAGIGYAVGFLTTILPILFIQKVGTWFCFHVDRAFETCINIPTLYSISCRA; from the coding sequence ATGAAAGGTCAAACAGCATCGTGCCTCCCCAACCAAAGCTTGGCCCTTTTACAATTCAAGCAAAGTCTATCCCAAGGGTCGCAGCCATTGTTAAGCACATGGAAGAATGAATCAGATTGTTGCGAGTGGCAGGGAGTCTCTTGCGACCATACCACCGGCTTTGTCACCGGCCTCGACATCAGGGATCTCGGAGTGCAAGTCAGTGATCCCAACTCTTCTTTATTTCAACTTTCTCACCTCCAAAGTCTTGATCTCAGCCGCAATTTGGTCACTGGTATGATCTTCTCAAGATTGTCGGAACTCATTGACCTCACCAAACTTTCGCTCTCAGATTGCCACTTAATCGGTCCCATTCCAGAATCATTCAAACTACTTTCAAGCCTAACCTATTTAGACCTTAGCCAAAATGGATTGAGTGGAGAAATTCCCCTAGGTATAGTAAAACACCCCAACCTGCAGACACTGCGCGTTGCTAACAACATGTTAAACGGTTGGTTTCCTGATTTCGGTAATGAGGTTTCCCCATTAATTGATGTCGATATTTCATATAACATGTTGGACGGGGAGATTCCTCCTTCAATAATTAGAAAGTTGTCTCATCTTGAATTGTTGAACATTCAATGGAATAGATTTACTGGTACCATCCACTTCTCCTTATTCCAAAACCTGAGGAATCTTTCACATTTAGACCTTTCTTGGAACAATTTGACAGTTGAGTTTCCCAAAACCGTTTATGTCAAGCATCAAGCTACAATTTTTCCCAATCTAGTAATATTAGACTTGATGTCTTGCAACATCAGAGGGGAGTTTCCTCAGTTCCTCCAAAACATAATGACCCTTCACTTACTATACCTTTCACATAATAACATAAGTGGGAAGGTGCCGACATGGGTGTGGAGAATACCAGAACTTTGGCATTTGGATCTGTCACATAACAAGCTCGATGGTTTTGAGGAAGTGGTCAATATTAATGGTTCGAGGAACTTGGATCTTCCGTTGATGTTCGGCACAAGCTTGTCATTGTTTGTGTCGAACAATAACATCAAGGGAAAAATCCCGTCCACACTCTTCTGCAATATGTTTACATTAGGACGTCTACACCTATATGAGAATAACCTCACAGGTACCATACCAGATTGTCTAGCCAACTTGACCGGGTTATATGAGTTAAACCTCAACAAGAACCTACTACAAGGTCAGATTCCAAGAAGGCTTATTTGTGGTTCCCAGTTTTTGCCTGTAGTTGAATTGAGCGACAACCAATTCACAGGTGAAATCACAAGATTGCTCTATAATTGTAGCAATAATTACATGTGGGTACTTGACCTGTCAAGCAATAGAATCACAGGTAGCTTGCCAGTCAATTGGCCCGCAGCTTTTGATCGACTAGAGGTGTTGGACTTGAGCAACAACCAACTACAAGGTCCAATTCCAGAAGATTTTAGCAATTCCTCCACACCAGCTTTACGAGTGTTCAACCTCAATGACAATAAATTGGTTGGCAGGATTCCCAGGAATCTTTCTAAGTGCAGCAAATTGATGGTTATAAATTTGGGCAACAATGAGTTAAGTgatgtttttcccttttggcTTGGCCATTTGGACTACTTACGTGTGTTAGCATTACATGCCAACAAATTGCATGGCTCTATTAGCTCCCCCTTCTCCATGCAtatgttttcttcattgttaaTCCTTGACATTTCTGGGAACCAATTGAAGGGACATCTTCCCCCTgccctttttcaaaattttagttcaaTGATGAGGAAGCAAACAAATGTTAGCTCCAAGGACCCATCAGCTCTATCATATCAGCTGCCATTGTTATTAACCATCAAAGGACACAGCCAAAAATGGAGGCTGATTACCATTTTGACATGCATTGATTTGTCCAACAATCTATTCACTGGAACAATTCCTGATGATATAGGTTCACTAGACCGGCTTTATTCATTGAACTTGTCGAGGAACAACTTGGAAGGTGCCATCCCGACGTCGTTCGGACAGTTACAAAGCATGGAGTCACTAGACCTTTCTCACAACCACTTATCAGGAAGCATACCGGAAGAACTAACGAGAGACACATTTCTCTCTACCTTGGACTTGTCATATAACAGCCTTGAAGGAAGAATCCCTCAAGGCAATCAGTTTGGCACATTCAATGCTACTTTATTTGATGGCAATCCAGGGCTTTGTGGGCCACCACTGTCAATCTCATGCCCAAATACCAACCGTGGCCCTCAAGACTCCATTTATCTTGTCGAAGAAATGACCCGAGATCCGCACTGGGAGTACTTAGCAGCAGGGATTGGCTATGCTGTGGGATTCTTGACAACCATACTGCCCATCTTGTTTATTCAGAAAGTGGGGACTTGGTTTTGTTTTCATGTGGACAGGGCATTTGAGACCTGCATTAATATTCCTACTTTATATTCGATTTCCTGCAGAGCATAA
- the LOC116262683 gene encoding receptor-like protein 19 produces MKGDAASCLPNQSLALLQFKQSLSQGSLPLLSTWKNESDCCKWEGISCDHTTGFVTGVEIWNLRVQVSDPNSSLFQLSHLQNLDLSGNLVIGAILSRLSELTDLTDIRLSDCNLSGPIPESFKQLSSLTYLDLSRNGLSGEIPLGIVKLPNLQTLRLGNNKLNGSFPEFGNEFSPLVDVDLSYNMLDGEIPPSIIRKVPHLEVLAIQWNGFNGTIDFSLFQNMGNLSILDLSWNNLTVEFPKTVYVNHLVPIFPHLEILYLMSCNIKGKVPTWVWRLPELQYLDLSHNKLDGFEEAVNINGSRTFDLPSIFNTSLSLYMSNNNIKGTIPSSLFCNLSTLWRLHLSENNLTGAIPDCLTNLTGLNELDLSKNQLQGQIPRKLICGSQFLISIDLSDNQFTGEMTRLLYNCSNNYLVVLDLSNNRLTGSLPDNWPTAFDELVVLDLSSNQLQGPIPEEFSNSSTPALQVFNLNDNKLVGRIPRNLSTCSELTVINLSNNELSDVFPFWLGHLDKLSVLVLSSNKLHGSISSLFSMHLFSSLLILDIAGNQLKGHIPSALFQNFSSMKRKQTNVSFEDPSALPYTTNWERLLLTIKGQSQKWRLITILTCIDLSNNLFTGTIPEDIGALDMLYSLNLSRNNLNGPIPTSFGQLQSIESLDLSHNKLSGSIPKELAHDTFLSTLDLSYNNLQGRIPQDNQFDTFNATSFEGNPGLCGPPLPISCPSANSEPQGSINHVNEMAREPHWEYLAAGIGYAVGFLTTILPILFIRKVGTWFCVHVDRAFETCINIPPLSWSFCKA; encoded by the coding sequence ATGAAAGGCGACGCAGCATCCTGCCTCCCCAACCAAAGCTTGGCCCTTTTACAATTCAAGCAAAGTCTATCCCAAGGGTCGCTGCCATTGTTAAGCACGTGGAAGAATGAATCAGATTGTTGCAagtgggagggaatctcatgcGACCATACCACCGGCTTTGTCACCGGCGTCGAAATCTGGAATCTCCGAGTGCAAGTCAGTGATCCAAACTCTTCCTTATTTCAACTTTCTCACCTCCAAAATCTTGATCTCAGCGGCAATTTGGTCATTGGTGCGATCTTATCGAGATTGTCGGAACTCACTGACCTCACCGATATTCGGCTTTCAGACTGCAACTTAAGCGGTCCCATTCCTGAATCCTTCAAACAACTTTCAAGCCTAACCTATCTAGACCTTAGCCGAAACGGATTGAGTGGAGAAATTCCCCTAGGTATAGTAAAACTCCCCAACCTGCAGACACTGCGCCTtggtaacaacaagttaaatggTTCCTTTCCTGAATTTGGTAATGAGTTTTCTCCATTAGTTGATGTCGATCTTTCATATAACATGTTGGATGGGGAGATTCCTCCTTCCATAATTAGAAAGGTGCCTCACCTTGAAGTGTTAGCCATTCAATGGAATGGATTTAATGGTACCATCGACTTCTCCTTATTCCAAAATATGGGGAATCTTTCAATTTTGGACCTTTCTTGGAACAATTTGACAGTTGAGTTTCCCAAAACTGTTTATGTCAACCATTTGGTTCCAATTTTTCCGCATCTAGAAATATTATACTTGATGTCTTGCAACATCAAAGGGAAGGTGCCAACATGGGTGTGGAGACTACCAGAACTTCAGTATTTGGATCTGTCACATAACAAGCTCGATGGTTTTGAGGAAGCGGTCAATATTAATGGCTCAAGGACCTTCGATCTTCCATCGATATTCAACACAAGCTTGTCGTTGTATATGTCGAACAATAACATCAAGGGAACGATCCCGTCCTCACTCTTCTGCAATTTGTCCACATTATGGCGTCTACACCTATCCGAAAATAACCTGACAGGTGCCATACCAGATTGTTTAACCAACTTGACCGGGTTAAATGAGTTAGACCTCAGCAAGAACCAACTACAGGGTCAGATTCCCAGAAAACTCATTTGTGGTTCCCAGTTTTTAATATCCATTGACTTGAGCGACAACCAATTCACAGGTGAAATGACAAGATTGCTCTATAATTGTAGCAATAATTACTTGGTGGTACTTGACCTGTCAAACAACAGACTCACAGGTAGTTTGCCAGACAATTGGCCCACAGCTTTTGATGAACTTGTGGTGTTGGACTTGAGCAGCAACCAACTACAAGGCCCAATTCCAGAAGAGTTTAGCAATTCCTCCACACCAGCTTTACAAGTGTTCAACCTCAATGACAATAAATTGGTTGGCAGGATACCCAGGAATCTTTCTACGTGCAGCGAATTGACGGTTATAAATTTGAGCAACAATGAGCTGAGTGATGTTTTCCCCTTTTGGCTTGGGCATTTGGACAAGTTGAGTGTGTTGGTGTTAAGTTCCAATAAATTGCATGGCTCCATTAGCTCTCTCTTCTCCATGCAtctattttcttcattgttaATCCTTGACATTGCTGGGAACCAATTGAAGGGACATATTCCCTCTgccctttttcaaaattttagttccATGAAGAGGAAGCAAACAAATGTTAGCTTTGAGGACCCATCAGCTCTACCATACACCACAAATTGGGAAAGATTGTTATTAACCATCAAAGGACAGAGCCAAAAATGGAGGCTGATTACCATTTTGACATGCATTGATTTGTCCAACAATCTATTCACTGGAACAATTCCTGAAGATATAGGTGCACTAGACATGCTCTATTCGTTGAACTTGTCACGGAACAACCTGAACGGTCCCATCCCGACGTCATTCGGACAATTGCAAAGCATAGAGTCGCTGGACCTTTCTCATAACAAGTTATCAGGAAGTATACCTAAGGAGCTTGCACACGATACATTTCTCTCTACCTTGGACTTGTCATATAACAATCTTCAAGGGAGAATCCCTCAAGACAACCAGTTTGACACATTCAATGCTACTTCATTTGAAGGCAATCCAGGACTTTGTGGACCACCACTGCCAATCTCATGCCCAAGTGCCAACAGTGAGCCTCAAGGCTCCATTAATCATGTCAATGAAATGGCCCGAGAGCCACACTGGGAGTATTTAGCAGCAGGGATTGGCTACGCTGTGGGTTTCTTGACAACCATACTGCCCATCTTGTTTATTCGAAAAGTGGGGACTTGGTTTTGTGTTCATGTGGACAGGGCATTTGAGACCTGCATTAATATTCCTCCTTTATCATGGAGTTTCTGCAAAGCATAA